ATTATTTACTACTGTCGCCGCTCGTTATGCCGCCGGGATGGTGTGGGGCAGGCAGTGGAAGATTGTACGATTCCTAATCCTATTTACACTCCCCTTATTCGTTATTACTTTATTTACAGCTTCTGGGAGTCATGAATTACTACGTTGGGGTTACTTCCAACTGACGGTGGAGGGACTGGATGGAGCGGGCTCAGTCACACTGCGTATGTTTACTTTATTTCTGTCCTCATACGTATATATTATAACTACGGACCCTCAGGATTTGGTTGCCGCATTAACTCAGCGGTTGAAGATCCCTTATCGCTTTTCATTTGGAATTTCTATGGCGCTTACGTTTCTGCCTTTACTAGAGGAAGAAGGGCGGATGATATCGGCGGCTCATCAGGTGAGGGGACGAAGACCACGGGGATGGGGTGACAAATGGCAGTGGTGGCGTATGTATATGTCCACTGTTCTATATAATGCGCTTAGACGTGTACAGCAGACAGCGGCAGCGATGGAGGCGAAGGGATTTGGAGCATATCCTGACCGCACCTACTTACGTCCGCTTATGTCATGGGAACGAGGACGTATTGTAGCTTTGCTAAGCATAGGGATAACAGGTTATTTGTGGTGGTTCGTTCAGAACGTTAACCACTAATTAAATATTGGTTGACGATAGAGGGGTCATCATGTCAGAATGGCAGAAGACAAGTGGAGTGCACACCACCTTGTAATGACCTATTAGAGGAGTTGACTGGATTTGAACTTGTTATTGCCTTTCACTAAGAAACGTGAAGCGTTCACCACGTTAGATATCGTACTTATGGCGATGCTAGCCACGGCTAATGCTGTGATGACCTTTTATTTATCGTATATTAACAAAATGCTGAATAGTATGGGCGGGCCTATCGCTACATCGACTATTGTAGGACTATATATGGTATATGGGCTTTTGGCGTACTATATTATTCGTAAACCTGGAACAGCTGTGATCACCTATGGTATTGGTGGAGCTATTCAATGTTTCGTAGGAACGACTTATGGGATTGCTTCCTGTATCGTCGCTGCACTATGTTATATGATTGTAGCTGAATTAATTTTTGCTATGTTTCGGTACAAGCAGTGGGGAGTAAGTGCTCTTATGTTAGCAGGCGGTGCGCTCGTTCCACTCTGGTTTCTCTGCGCTGTATATATGTTTGGATATACCACATGGGGCTGGCAAGTGCTTACACTTGCGCTGGGAATGCGGTTGTTAAGCGGGACCATATTGTGTGGTCTGTTAACCAAGCTACTTGGTGATGCTATCCAGCGGACAGGATTGCTAAGACGTTATAAGATCTGATCGAAGGGGGCTGGCTATGTCGACAACAGCGATAGAACTGCAAGGACTAACCTATACATTTGATGAACAATCAGAGCCCGTGTTGAACCAGATTACGTTGTCTATACCGAAAGGGCAGTGGGTCGCAGTTCTTGGACGTGGAGGGAGTGGTAAGTCCACCTTATGTCAACTGTTGAACGGCTATTTACCACGAAGCGGCGGTGGACGCCGAAGTGGTCTTGTGAGGGTAG
The nucleotide sequence above comes from Paenibacillus sp. IHBB 10380. Encoded proteins:
- a CDS encoding energy-coupling factor transporter transmembrane component T family protein encodes the protein MIIPYQRGSSYLHKLDPLSKLVLILCIAILAMTFQHSGAQVCLLLFTTVAARYAAGMVWGRQWKIVRFLILFTLPLFVITLFTASGSHELLRWGYFQLTVEGLDGAGSVTLRMFTLFLSSYVYIITTDPQDLVAALTQRLKIPYRFSFGISMALTFLPLLEEEGRMISAAHQVRGRRPRGWGDKWQWWRMYMSTVLYNALRRVQQTAAAMEAKGFGAYPDRTYLRPLMSWERGRIVALLSIGITGYLWWFVQNVNH
- a CDS encoding ECF transporter S component, which produces MAMLATANAVMTFYLSYINKMLNSMGGPIATSTIVGLYMVYGLLAYYIIRKPGTAVITYGIGGAIQCFVGTTYGIASCIVAALCYMIVAELIFAMFRYKQWGVSALMLAGGALVPLWFLCAVYMFGYTTWGWQVLTLALGMRLLSGTILCGLLTKLLGDAIQRTGLLRRYKI